The following coding sequences lie in one Bacteroidota bacterium genomic window:
- a CDS encoding peptidylprolyl isomerase, translated as MKKHLLLFSFVFLLTSGFSQTRVFTGKPMYEILTKRAGIYLGTTTIELFPNIAPLHTANFDSLVNTSFYDSTAFHRVIPGFMIQGGDPNSRSGPISTWGLGDPSQPTVNAEFTAARHIRGRLSAARDTSINSANSQFFICVATAAWLNGQYSVYGRVTSGMDIVDTIVNAPRDASDNPLQKIEMFITYIGSNDTVPVAPTLNLPVNGSVGASTAKPLNWIAQSDGIIYHVEVSTDSTFATTFKSVDVGTNAYTVTGLSYGNKYFWRVRTNNGGHFSPYSEVRHFYVSGTSIDESATLSVNVYPNPSTGKFLFSNLEDENTIEILDITGRIIYKTVTKNASITIDLTSQAKGIYFYNIRVKNKKAKQGKIILQ; from the coding sequence ATGAAAAAACACTTACTTCTTTTCTCATTTGTATTTCTCCTTACCTCCGGGTTTTCACAAACGCGGGTATTCACGGGTAAGCCCATGTATGAAATCCTGACAAAGCGTGCCGGGATCTATTTAGGAACCACCACCATTGAGTTGTTCCCCAACATTGCTCCCTTGCATACTGCTAATTTTGATAGTTTGGTGAATACTTCTTTTTATGATAGCACCGCCTTTCACCGTGTGATTCCTGGTTTTATGATTCAAGGGGGTGACCCGAATTCCAGAAGCGGACCCATCTCTACGTGGGGATTGGGTGACCCCAGTCAACCTACCGTAAATGCTGAATTTACTGCTGCTCGCCATATTCGTGGACGGTTATCTGCTGCAAGAGATACATCAATCAACAGCGCCAACTCTCAATTTTTTATTTGTGTAGCAACGGCTGCATGGTTAAACGGACAATATTCAGTTTATGGAAGAGTCACCTCCGGAATGGACATTGTTGATACGATTGTGAATGCGCCAAGAGATGCGTCTGATAATCCTTTACAAAAAATCGAAATGTTCATTACCTATATCGGTTCGAATGATACAGTTCCCGTTGCACCTACCTTAAACCTGCCTGTAAATGGTTCGGTGGGCGCTTCAACAGCAAAACCATTAAATTGGATTGCACAGAGTGACGGCATTATTTACCATGTGGAAGTATCAACAGATTCAACATTTGCTACCACGTTTAAATCGGTGGATGTAGGAACAAATGCTTACACGGTAACAGGATTATCCTATGGCAACAAATATTTCTGGCGTGTACGCACCAACAATGGCGGACATTTTAGTCCGTACTCCGAAGTTCGTCACTTTTATGTTTCCGGTACAAGTATTGATGAGTCTGCAACCTTATCGGTAAATGTGTATCCGAATCCAAGCACCGGAAAATTTTTATTCTCAAACTTAGAAGATGAAAACACGATTGAGATATTGGACATTACCGGAAGAATCATTTATAAGACCGTTACAAAAAATGCATCAATTACAATTGATTTAACAAGCCAGGCCAAAGGAATTTATTTTTACAACATCCGAGTGAAAAACAAAAAAGCAAAACAAGGAAAAATTATTTTACAATAG
- a CDS encoding DUF2723 domain-containing protein, translating to MNNITNYQRLNNIIGWFVFLIASFTYLSTMESTASFWDCGEYIACAYKLEVGHPPGAPLFVLIGRFFSLFAFGDVSKVGMMINAMSALCSAFTILFLFWSITALARKIVEKDGAFTTANMYAVFGAGIVGALAYTFSDSFWFSAVEGEVYAMSSFFTAIVFWCILKWEREVDTNPHADRWIILIAYLIGLSIGVHLLNLVAIPAIVFIYYFKKNQKISRNSLILTGIISIVILGGIQAGVIPLIVKLAAKTELMAVNGMGLPFNSGTIIYGVLLIGGIVWGLRYTAQKVKPILNTVILCFTVILIGYSSFLVLVIRSQANPPMDENNPENAVNLLSYLNREQYGTWPIMYGQYYSAPAVDDEDGNPVYVRDDKKGEYVIWDHRKGAIRVYDKDFCTIFPRMWSDQPQHVAGYRRWTNPKNFKHKTIRDPQTGENVSKEIPTFAENLKFFFKYQIGQMYSRYFLWNFVGRQNDIQGHGNATEGNWISGISAIDEWRLGPQQGLPDGADNNKARNILFGLPFLLGMIGLYYHVKKDRRNAAVVGLLFFFTGIAIVIYLNQKPMEPRERDYAYAASFYAFAFWIGIGVLAIFDFLAKWMNKTTSAIAATVVCLLAVPTIMAKEEWDDHDRSDRYIARDFAANYLNSCAPNAILFTNGDNDTFPLWYAQEVEGIRTDVRVVCLELLNTDWYIDQMVHKAYDSDPVPFSFTKYQYRQGTREAVLFSNYQGKQIQGFINVKDLIEFIKNEDMDHTVQVSKDTWYNFFPTKNMSIPVDSATVVNNGTVPKALANRIVKSIDWSPSVPGTSSASYLQKNDVMILDLLAHNNWKRPVYFAATAPASSYLNLAPYLQLEGLAYRLVPVKQNDEEAQQETRVATEIMYDNFMNKFKWGGMEKQGTFLDNVFLSSCVLNIRQRAGTLATALVEEGKKDKAIKVLDKCLEVTPFENCPIDGTLYSVVFAYYQAGAMDKANALAKKLFDNYENNINYIYGLDRDQIPSYGSELKQAQGIMEQLVSFAGYFKQMDLAKDFQERYMKAVQDYSLPNSNRSRPQ from the coding sequence ATGAATAATATCACTAATTATCAGCGTCTTAATAATATAATCGGTTGGTTTGTATTCTTAATCGCCTCCTTTACCTATTTGAGTACAATGGAATCTACCGCCTCTTTTTGGGATTGCGGGGAATATATTGCTTGTGCTTATAAATTGGAAGTGGGTCACCCTCCCGGTGCGCCTTTATTCGTTTTAATTGGTCGTTTTTTCAGTTTATTCGCCTTTGGTGATGTCTCTAAAGTGGGGATGATGATCAATGCCATGTCGGCTTTGTGCAGTGCCTTCACCATTCTTTTCTTATTCTGGTCTATTACAGCTCTTGCCCGTAAAATTGTTGAAAAAGACGGAGCATTCACAACTGCTAATATGTATGCGGTTTTCGGAGCTGGTATCGTTGGTGCGTTGGCCTATACATTCAGTGATTCGTTCTGGTTCTCCGCTGTTGAAGGTGAGGTATATGCGATGTCCAGCTTCTTTACGGCCATCGTTTTCTGGTGTATCCTTAAATGGGAGCGCGAAGTGGATACCAATCCGCATGCTGATCGTTGGATTATCCTTATTGCCTACCTAATCGGTTTATCGATTGGTGTCCATTTATTAAACTTGGTGGCCATTCCTGCTATCGTCTTCATTTATTACTTCAAAAAGAATCAAAAAATTAGCCGTAACAGCTTAATCTTAACAGGTATTATTTCCATCGTTATTCTAGGTGGTATTCAAGCGGGTGTGATTCCATTGATTGTAAAATTAGCTGCGAAAACGGAATTGATGGCTGTAAATGGAATGGGATTACCCTTCAATAGCGGTACCATCATTTATGGTGTCTTATTAATCGGTGGTATTGTTTGGGGATTGCGTTACACTGCTCAAAAGGTGAAACCAATTTTAAATACCGTTATCCTTTGTTTCACCGTTATCTTAATCGGTTACTCTTCTTTCTTAGTGTTGGTGATTCGCTCTCAAGCAAATCCTCCAATGGATGAAAACAACCCTGAAAATGCGGTTAACTTATTGTCTTATTTGAACCGTGAACAATATGGTACTTGGCCAATTATGTACGGGCAATATTATTCTGCTCCTGCTGTTGACGATGAAGATGGAAATCCTGTGTATGTGAGAGATGATAAAAAAGGGGAATATGTAATTTGGGATCACCGCAAAGGTGCTATCCGCGTATACGACAAAGATTTTTGTACCATCTTCCCACGTATGTGGAGCGACCAACCGCAACACGTTGCCGGTTACCGCAGATGGACCAACCCGAAAAACTTTAAACACAAAACCATTCGCGATCCGCAAACCGGTGAAAATGTTTCTAAAGAAATTCCAACGTTTGCTGAAAACTTAAAATTCTTCTTTAAATATCAAATCGGACAAATGTATTCCCGTTATTTCTTGTGGAATTTTGTGGGCCGTCAAAACGATATTCAGGGGCATGGTAACGCTACCGAAGGAAACTGGATTAGCGGAATTTCTGCTATTGATGAATGGCGATTAGGGCCTCAACAAGGTTTACCGGATGGTGCAGATAATAATAAAGCAAGAAATATCTTATTCGGTTTACCTTTTCTTTTAGGGATGATTGGTTTGTATTACCATGTGAAAAAAGATAGACGCAATGCTGCTGTTGTAGGATTGTTGTTTTTCTTCACCGGTATCGCCATCGTAATTTATTTGAATCAAAAACCAATGGAACCACGTGAACGTGATTACGCGTATGCGGCTTCCTTCTATGCCTTTGCCTTCTGGATTGGTATTGGTGTATTGGCTATTTTCGATTTCCTTGCAAAATGGATGAACAAAACAACCAGCGCTATTGCTGCAACGGTTGTGTGCTTATTAGCCGTTCCGACCATTATGGCGAAAGAAGAGTGGGATGATCATGATCGCTCTGACAGATACATTGCAAGAGATTTTGCAGCCAACTATTTGAATTCCTGCGCACCAAATGCAATTTTATTTACCAATGGAGATAATGATACATTCCCACTCTGGTATGCACAAGAGGTGGAAGGCATCCGTACCGATGTGCGTGTTGTTTGTTTGGAACTCCTAAACACTGATTGGTACATCGATCAAATGGTTCACAAAGCATACGATTCTGATCCGGTTCCTTTTTCATTTACAAAATACCAATACCGTCAAGGAACACGTGAGGCTGTATTGTTCAGTAACTACCAAGGAAAACAAATTCAAGGATTCATCAACGTAAAAGATTTAATTGAATTTATCAAGAACGAAGACATGGATCATACGGTTCAAGTTTCGAAAGATACCTGGTACAATTTCTTCCCGACTAAAAACATGAGTATTCCGGTGGATAGCGCAACCGTTGTCAACAACGGAACGGTGCCAAAAGCATTGGCAAACCGTATCGTTAAAAGCATCGATTGGTCACCATCTGTGCCGGGAACATCTTCTGCAAGTTACCTTCAGAAAAATGATGTAATGATTTTAGATTTGTTGGCACACAATAACTGGAAACGCCCGGTTTACTTCGCTGCTACTGCTCCTGCAAGTTCTTACTTAAACCTTGCTCCTTACTTACAGTTGGAAGGATTGGCGTATCGTTTAGTTCCAGTGAAACAAAACGATGAAGAAGCACAACAAGAAACACGTGTGGCTACTGAAATTATGTATGATAATTTCATGAATAAATTTAAATGGGGCGGAATGGAAAAACAAGGAACATTCTTGGATAATGTATTCTTGAGCTCTTGTGTATTGAACATCCGTCAACGTGCCGGAACACTTGCAACTGCATTGGTGGAAGAAGGTAAAAAAGACAAAGCAATTAAAGTACTTGACAAATGTTTGGAAGTAACACCATTTGAAAACTGTCCGATTGACGGAACACTTTACTCAGTTGTGTTTGCATATTACCAAGCAGGTGCAATGGACAAAGCAAATGCTTTGGCGAAAAAATTGTTTGACAATTATGAAAATAACATCAATTACATCTATGGATTAGACAGAGATCAAATTCCTAGCTATGGAAGTGAATTGAAACAAGCACAAGGCATTATGGAACAATTGGTTTCGTTTGCAGGCTACTTTAAACAAATGGACTTGGCAAAAGATTTCCAGGAACGTTATATGAAAGCGGTGCAAGATTATAGTTTGCCGAATTCTAACAGAAGCCGACCACAGTAA
- a CDS encoding polysaccharide deacetylase family protein, with amino-acid sequence MYIVRPSYLLRQLYPKAIWRVPTTQKKIYLTFDDGPVPHITSWVLDVLKKEEIKATFFCVGENVSKNPSIYQRILAEKHAVGNHTYNHMNGWNAHGNQYLRNVVKCAEVVNSKLFRPPYGRIKKSQLALISKQYSVIMWDVLSGDYDKNTSKVQCLKNVTDHVRNGSIVVFHDSYKAQNNMEYALPKFIKFAKENGFVFDVLK; translated from the coding sequence GTGTACATCGTCCGCCCTTCATATCTCCTTCGTCAACTTTATCCAAAAGCAATTTGGAGAGTTCCTACAACACAAAAAAAAATCTATTTAACATTTGATGATGGGCCTGTTCCGCATATTACATCTTGGGTACTCGATGTTTTAAAAAAGGAAGAAATCAAAGCAACCTTTTTTTGTGTGGGAGAAAATGTTTCAAAAAATCCATCCATTTACCAACGTATTCTAGCTGAAAAACATGCTGTTGGGAATCATACTTACAACCACATGAATGGCTGGAATGCCCATGGCAATCAATATCTCCGTAATGTAGTGAAGTGCGCTGAGGTGGTGAATTCAAAATTATTTCGTCCACCCTATGGCAGAATAAAAAAATCACAATTGGCACTTATCTCAAAGCAATACTCCGTTATTATGTGGGATGTATTGAGTGGCGATTATGATAAAAACACAAGCAAGGTGCAATGCTTAAAAAATGTTACGGATCATGTTAGAAATGGCTCCATTGTTGTTTTTCACGATAGTTACAAAGCTCAGAATAACATGGAATACGCATTACCAAAGTTTATAAAATTTGCGAAAGAAAACGGTTTTGTGTTTGATGTGCTGAAGTAG
- a CDS encoding HEAT repeat domain-containing protein produces MAFYDLNKSERIELVDKINQQILSELKSGKPKFILDIFSDEDTYIRKTGYLAIGKIYIANPSLHPSIFKLLDKLFKHENEKIRQTVINAAGEIGKKDFHLIEPLMKEGLMDDHHSVRNAVIGSIKKMGEKNPKPVLAFAKQFLNHPDKEIRREICHGIELRGRTHPQDILPLLKELQHDKTARVRNTLVHVIGQIAYKKGCLETVVEDLKTWENKELVKAALEEIIDVHHRYRNFSVKTQEEAMEYIEKHYK; encoded by the coding sequence ATGGCCTTTTATGATTTGAATAAGTCTGAACGCATTGAATTGGTTGATAAAATTAATCAACAGATTTTATCGGAATTAAAAAGCGGGAAGCCCAAATTTATCCTGGACATTTTTTCAGATGAAGATACCTACATCCGAAAAACAGGTTATTTAGCGATTGGAAAAATTTACATCGCCAACCCATCCCTTCACCCTTCCATATTTAAGTTACTCGACAAACTTTTCAAACACGAAAACGAGAAGATTCGTCAAACTGTTATTAATGCTGCAGGAGAGATTGGAAAAAAAGATTTTCACCTCATCGAACCGTTGATGAAAGAAGGATTGATGGATGATCACCATTCAGTGCGTAATGCGGTGATTGGTTCAATAAAAAAGATGGGAGAAAAAAATCCAAAACCGGTGCTTGCATTTGCGAAGCAATTTTTGAATCATCCTGATAAAGAAATCCGCAGAGAAATTTGTCATGGTATTGAACTGCGCGGAAGAACCCATCCACAAGATATTCTGCCACTATTAAAAGAATTGCAACACGATAAAACAGCACGGGTTAGAAACACGTTGGTGCACGTAATCGGACAAATTGCTTACAAAAAAGGTTGTTTGGAAACCGTAGTTGAAGATTTAAAAACCTGGGAGAACAAAGAGTTGGTGAAAGCTGCTCTTGAAGAAATCATTGATGTGCATCATCGGTATCGGAATTTTTCTGTAAAAACACAGGAAGAAGCGATGGAGTATATTGAGAAGCATTATAAGTAA
- a CDS encoding tetratricopeptide repeat protein codes for MKKLLFLILTLSSSSVSISQIDFKGSLDKVKKDAIQKTKDAGEKKMDESRKEYDESNFNYAISFSDNAGLFETKEKSDRLKNSLIEGYKIGTNKDETDLTVDRAKNFNNSGELAFAANKFRTAEFNFKQAMFIYEKNGATRTADYALSQSNLALLYQTTGRYTKAEKFSDLALSLRKELDEKSAAYAASENNKAVLLKDEGKYNESEELINKAIEDNGAALGKTSVPYAIALNNKAMLLQLLGRNTDAEKLMNEVLVITKEKLKESSSNYIRLTINLALLYQDMGKLTESEAIYLNAIKLKEKKLGKNHPDFAYLKRGLASLYLQMGKTTEVEALLKEAQDIYKRKLGEKHPATVATMVDLGNYYRMNNKLTEAEPLLITAEKLRGELLGKTHPDYIRSLEDLAILQWQQQKIKEAATNYTIVMDATMSYIDMYFAPMSESEKAKFWDKISPRLQRFNSFVVDGSATNPELIGQMFNYQLKTKALLLSATNKVKNAILSGGNDELKGMYTQWLDQKELLARLYTLSKEELAEEKINLDSLEGETNALEKKLSAQSNAFKEGYSGSSISFLDLAKQLTAEEAIVDIIEFKKFNGVFTNEIYYATLVLTQMQLNLFC; via the coding sequence ATGAAAAAACTACTCTTTTTAATTCTTACTCTTTCCTCTTCTTCTGTTTCCATTTCTCAAATCGACTTCAAAGGGTCGTTGGATAAAGTCAAAAAAGATGCAATTCAAAAAACAAAGGATGCCGGAGAGAAAAAAATGGATGAATCCAGAAAGGAATACGATGAGTCGAATTTCAATTATGCCATTTCGTTCAGCGATAATGCCGGTTTGTTCGAAACAAAGGAAAAATCAGATCGCCTTAAAAACTCATTGATTGAAGGGTATAAGATTGGAACAAACAAAGACGAAACGGATTTAACTGTTGACCGTGCAAAAAATTTCAATAACTCCGGAGAACTAGCTTTTGCTGCCAATAAATTTCGTACTGCGGAATTTAATTTTAAGCAAGCAATGTTTATTTATGAAAAAAATGGTGCAACACGTACGGCTGATTATGCTTTATCACAAAGCAATTTGGCTCTCTTATATCAAACAACCGGTAGATATACCAAAGCAGAAAAGTTTTCGGATTTGGCATTGAGCTTACGTAAAGAATTGGATGAAAAGTCGGCTGCTTATGCAGCTTCTGAAAACAACAAAGCAGTTTTATTAAAAGATGAAGGAAAGTATAATGAGTCGGAAGAGCTCATAAATAAGGCGATTGAAGATAATGGTGCTGCTTTGGGAAAAACTTCTGTCCCGTATGCAATTGCATTAAATAATAAAGCCATGTTGCTGCAACTGTTAGGACGAAATACCGATGCTGAAAAATTAATGAATGAAGTATTGGTGATTACAAAAGAAAAATTGAAGGAATCATCGAGCAATTACATTCGCTTAACCATCAATCTGGCTTTGCTTTATCAAGATATGGGTAAACTCACCGAGTCGGAAGCGATTTATTTGAATGCCATCAAATTGAAAGAAAAGAAACTGGGAAAAAATCACCCTGATTTCGCCTACTTAAAAAGAGGCTTGGCATCGTTATACTTACAAATGGGAAAAACCACGGAAGTGGAAGCTTTGTTGAAGGAAGCACAAGATATTTATAAGAGAAAATTGGGAGAGAAACATCCTGCAACTGTTGCTACGATGGTTGATTTAGGTAACTATTACCGAATGAATAATAAGTTAACAGAAGCAGAACCTTTGTTAATCACTGCAGAAAAATTGCGTGGTGAATTATTAGGCAAAACACATCCTGATTACATTCGTTCGTTGGAAGACTTAGCCATTTTGCAATGGCAACAACAAAAAATCAAAGAAGCGGCTACAAATTATACCATTGTGATGGATGCGACCATGTCTTACATCGATATGTATTTTGCTCCGATGAGTGAAAGTGAAAAGGCGAAATTTTGGGATAAAATTTCTCCACGATTACAACGCTTCAACTCTTTTGTTGTGGACGGAAGTGCTACTAATCCTGAGTTAATCGGACAAATGTTCAATTATCAGTTAAAAACAAAAGCGTTGTTGTTGAGCGCCACCAACAAAGTAAAGAATGCAATTTTATCGGGAGGCAACGATGAGCTAAAAGGCATGTATACCCAATGGTTGGATCAAAAAGAATTATTGGCGCGTTTGTATACCTTATCGAAAGAAGAATTAGCAGAAGAAAAAATTAATTTAGATTCGTTAGAAGGAGAAACCAATGCGTTAGAGAAAAAATTGTCTGCTCAGTCAAATGCCTTTAAAGAAGGTTATTCCGGATCATCAATATCCTTTTTGGATTTGGCGAAACAGCTAACTGCTGAGGAAGCAATTGTAGACATTATCGAATTTAAAAAGTTTAACGGTGTATTTACAAACGAAATCTATTATGCTACGTTGGTGTTGACACAAATGCAACTCAACCTGTTTTGTTAA
- a CDS encoding CHAT domain-containing protein, with product MLINKNGVALESDDIKLYRGNIKNMKADGDSYLKFWEQIDKSIVGKKTIYVSLDGAYNQISLNTLKDPSGKYLIDSKNLVLVTNSKDVLQLKKSQQAVAIKTATLVGYPFYGEEGFIAALPGTKKEIDNINPIMKSSGYKTAIFEGNEATETNVKLAQTGVLHIATHGFFLANTNAIEDEKVLGIETSKAKNNPLHRSGLLLANCEKVFDGTSDLTNKDNGVLTAYETMNMSLDNTQLVVLSACETGLGDIKAGEGVYGLQRAFQVAGAKAIIMSLWQVSDDATMELMTNFYKNYVVSGNKQDAFIKAQKQIKVKYKEPFYWGAFVLIGN from the coding sequence TTGTTAATCAATAAAAATGGTGTAGCGCTGGAGTCAGATGATATTAAGCTGTACAGAGGGAATATTAAAAATATGAAAGCCGATGGCGACTCGTATCTTAAGTTCTGGGAACAAATTGATAAGTCGATTGTCGGCAAAAAAACAATTTATGTTTCATTGGATGGTGCATATAACCAGATTAGTTTGAATACACTAAAAGATCCATCCGGAAAATATTTGATTGATTCCAAAAACCTTGTCTTGGTGACCAATTCCAAGGATGTATTGCAATTGAAAAAGAGTCAACAAGCTGTAGCGATTAAAACCGCCACATTGGTGGGTTATCCATTTTATGGTGAAGAAGGTTTTATTGCTGCATTGCCAGGAACAAAAAAGGAAATTGACAACATCAATCCGATTATGAAATCCAGCGGCTATAAAACTGCCATTTTTGAAGGGAATGAAGCAACAGAAACAAATGTGAAGTTGGCGCAGACCGGTGTTTTACACATCGCCACACATGGATTCTTCTTGGCAAATACGAATGCAATTGAAGACGAAAAAGTTCTTGGTATCGAAACATCGAAAGCGAAAAATAATCCTTTGCATCGTTCCGGTTTGCTTTTAGCGAATTGCGAAAAAGTATTTGATGGCACGAGTGATTTAACCAATAAAGACAATGGTGTTTTAACTGCGTATGAAACGATGAACATGTCGCTTGATAATACACAATTGGTTGTATTGAGCGCTTGCGAAACAGGTTTGGGCGATATCAAAGCCGGTGAAGGGGTGTATGGTTTACAACGTGCATTTCAGGTTGCCGGTGCAAAAGCAATTATTATGAGTTTATGGCAAGTGAGTGATGATGCCACGATGGAACTCATGACAAATTTCTACAAAAACTATGTAGTTTCAGGAAATAAACAAGATGCATTTATCAAAGCGCAGAAACAAATTAAAGTGAAATACAAGGAACCATTTTATTGGGGTGCATTTGTATTGATTGGAAATTAA
- a CDS encoding GNAT family N-acetyltransferase, giving the protein MTFRTPSEQEFTQIRNYIQQFELDNRNLKQEEFIAAFRENELVGFGRLRNHGDCFELCSLGVVTNHRRQGIGKAIVADLIKRSTSDIFLVCIIPDFFTPFGFQIVNTYPSAIHDKLNYCTSELVVPEMYVAMLLEK; this is encoded by the coding sequence ATGACGTTCAGAACTCCATCCGAACAAGAATTTACTCAAATTCGAAACTACATTCAACAGTTCGAGCTGGACAACCGCAATCTAAAACAAGAGGAATTTATTGCTGCTTTCCGAGAAAATGAACTTGTTGGCTTTGGTCGCTTGCGAAACCATGGCGATTGTTTTGAACTTTGCTCCTTAGGTGTTGTTACTAATCATCGCAGACAAGGCATCGGGAAAGCCATTGTCGCAGATTTAATTAAACGAAGCACTTCCGATATTTTCCTTGTTTGTATTATCCCCGATTTCTTTACTCCTTTTGGTTTTCAAATCGTGAACACCTATCCTTCCGCCATCCATGACAAACTCAACTATTGTACGAGCGAATTGGTCGTTCCTGAAATGTATGTTGCAATGCTTTTAGAGAAGTGA
- a CDS encoding FKBP-type peptidyl-prolyl cis-trans isomerase — translation MTIENNAVVSVNYTLRVKATGEQVEQTSKEHPFVFIFGTGGLLEDFENNLRGKKAGDEFDFFIEHARGYGVRDEQHVVMIPIEAFLGEDGKFDEENVKVGITLPMVDNEGNRLYGKVMEITAEHVKMDFNHPLAGTDLHFKGEVLEIRPATEDELAHGHVHGPHGHHH, via the coding sequence ATGACGATTGAAAACAACGCTGTAGTTTCGGTAAACTACACTCTTCGTGTTAAAGCAACAGGCGAACAAGTAGAACAAACAAGTAAAGAACATCCTTTCGTATTTATATTCGGAACAGGCGGTTTATTAGAAGATTTCGAGAACAACTTACGTGGTAAAAAAGCGGGAGATGAATTTGATTTTTTTATTGAACATGCACGTGGATATGGAGTTCGTGACGAACAACATGTAGTAATGATTCCTATCGAAGCATTTTTAGGTGAAGATGGAAAATTTGACGAAGAAAATGTAAAAGTTGGAATTACTCTTCCAATGGTTGATAATGAAGGAAACCGTTTATATGGTAAAGTAATGGAAATTACTGCTGAGCATGTAAAAATGGATTTCAATCATCCGTTAGCAGGAACAGATTTGCACTTCAAAGGTGAAGTATTGGAAATCCGTCCGGCTACTGAAGATGAGTTGGCACATGGCCACGTTCATGGTCCACACGGTCACCACCACTAA
- a CDS encoding methionine aminotransferase, which yields MNYPNLINSKLPNVGTTIFSVMSKLAVDHNAINLSQGFPDFACNEELIALVNKYMKAGHNQYAPMPGLIGLRELLAEKTEALYGTKYDPDTEITITAGATQAIYTAISAIIREGDEVIIFEPAYDCYQPAIELNGGKTIYMQLQAPDYTIDWESVKKMINHHTKMIIINTPHNPTGSIMSVADMMMLQKIVQGTDIIIISDEVYEHIIFDQQLHQSVARFPILAERSFIISSFGKTYHTTGWKIGYCVAPKNLMAEFRKVHQFLVFSCNTPIQYALTDFLKQKEQYLELGNFYQKKRDFFIDAIKGSRFELIPAAGTYFQLLNYNGLSKEKDAEYAIRLTKEFGIASIPISVFYHEQVDNHVLRFCFAKKEETLAKAAEILNMI from the coding sequence ATGAATTATCCAAACCTCATCAATAGCAAACTCCCCAACGTAGGCACCACCATTTTTTCTGTGATGAGTAAGTTGGCCGTGGATCATAATGCTATCAACCTTTCTCAAGGGTTTCCTGATTTTGCCTGCAACGAAGAACTGATTGCTTTGGTAAATAAATACATGAAAGCCGGACACAATCAGTACGCGCCAATGCCCGGATTGATTGGCTTACGGGAGCTACTCGCAGAAAAAACAGAAGCTCTTTACGGCACCAAATATGATCCTGATACTGAAATTACCATCACTGCTGGAGCTACACAAGCCATTTACACTGCCATTTCAGCAATCATTCGTGAAGGGGATGAGGTCATTATTTTTGAACCGGCTTACGATTGTTATCAACCGGCTATTGAATTAAATGGTGGGAAAACCATTTATATGCAGCTTCAAGCTCCTGATTATACGATTGATTGGGAAAGTGTAAAAAAGATGATTAATCATCATACGAAAATGATTATCATTAATACACCTCATAATCCTACCGGAAGTATCATGAGTGTTGCTGATATGATGATGCTCCAAAAAATTGTTCAAGGAACAGACATCATTATTATCAGTGATGAAGTATATGAACACATCATCTTCGATCAACAACTTCATCAAAGTGTTGCTCGTTTCCCAATCTTGGCGGAACGCAGTTTTATCATTTCTTCATTTGGAAAAACCTATCATACCACCGGCTGGAAAATTGGTTATTGTGTAGCTCCTAAAAATTTAATGGCTGAATTCCGAAAGGTGCATCAGTTTTTGGTGTTTTCCTGCAATACACCCATTCAGTATGCGTTGACCGATTTTTTAAAACAAAAAGAACAGTATCTGGAGCTTGGAAATTTCTATCAGAAAAAACGTGATTTTTTTATTGATGCGATCAAAGGTTCTCGATTTGAATTGATTCCCGCTGCCGGAACGTATTTTCAATTGTTGAATTATAATGGTTTAAGCAAAGAAAAGGATGCAGAGTATGCTATCCGTTTAACAAAAGAATTTGGAATCGCATCCATTCCAATTTCGGTATTTTATCATGAACAAGTTGATAATCATGTGTTGCGCTTCTGCTTTGCAAAGAAAGAAGAGACATTAGCAAAAGCTGCTGAGATATTGAATATGATTTAG